The genomic region TAGAGcatggtggaagagagggagcagGTCAGACAGGAGAAGGAGCCTCAGGGTTTTGAGACTCACCTTGTTGAGCGTGGAGGAGACGGTGTGCAGGGAaggttgtgagggagagaggtgctgggccAGCTTTTATGGTGGTGCGCGAGGGGCGGGACGGGCTTTGTGTgtgagtgcattttgcaggcagcagctgtgtcctggcccagcgtggcgagtcatgaggtggggtgtgttttccttgccccagtTCTTCAATGTCATGTCCTCCTCTTGAGGACGTGTCCACTATGTGGTGGCGGCTGCTTTGAAGTGAGAATCTTAGAGGTAAAAGGCTTGGTGTCGATGTTGGGTGCCAGGGCAGGCGCAAGAGGTGACCGAAGCGTAGGAGAGGTGTAATGGTGTCAGTGAGGTTATCGCATGGTACATTTCTTGTGCGGTTTGTGAGTGCGTTGTGATGATCTGACCCCATTTCCTGGCAGCCTGACCCAGCTCAGCCCGAATTAGGAGAGGCAAGAAGGTCATCAACATGTCATGCCATCTACTTGGCCCTGGTGGCAGCTTTCAAGGCAAAGGTCTGGAAATCTAAATCTTGGTGGTGATGGTGAATGTCAGGGTGGGCCGAAGAGGCAACCAAAGCATCGCAGAGTTGGGATGTTGTCCGTGAGGTCGTCATGTGGCACTCGTGTGGCGTGGTTCGTGGGTACATTGGGAAGAAGGCACCCCAAGCAGGGAGACCCAGAGCTGTCAgacacagaacagacaaaaaggTTGTGGGTAGTCCCGAGCGTGTCGTTTCAAAGGGAACATTGTGTTTGACaagcatctgtgtcttctacatCAAAGTGGCTAGGTTTGTATAAAAGTAAAGAATCAAGGCTGGTGTTTTCCTTGAGTTTTGATGATTTCTCGCCTCACATGCTCCTagacaagacaaaaatgtaCGTGTGTCAGAAGTGACCTGCGAGATGGACTGCAAAAGGGAAACCCAAATCAACAACCAGCCTGTCAGTGTTACCTCTATTCCTGGCAGGGTCACGAATCCTGGTGGATCCTGCTGGATATTATGtcaaggaagatggaaattcTGGAGGCCATAGCTGAAAGGCAAGAGggcttcacaaaaggcaaattgtgcctcacaagttttgaggttttcttcaatGGCACTACAGCGTTGATGGATAATGGAAGATGAactacctcatccacctggccttgtgcaaagcatttgattcTATTGCACACAACAGACTTGTCTCTACGatagagagatgtggatttgatgggtggatgttTCAGTGAGTAAGGAATATGCAGGAGTCCAAGTGCACTCAAAGCGTTGCGGTTAATGCCTTGATGTCCAGGTGGAGACCAGTAATGTGTGGTGTTCATCTGGTGTCCTTAGGGGAACCAGGACAATTTACTGCCTTTGCCAGACACACGGAGacagggattgagtgcacccttagcgagtttgtatgtgacaccaagctgaacgtgagccagcaatgtgcccttctGGCCAAGGAGACCAgtagtatcctgggctgcatgaagaAGTGTGTAATAAACAGGTCTGGGGAGATGCTCCTCCCTTCCTACTCTGCGgtagtgaggctgcatctggagtcttgtgtcccgTTCCATGCTCCTCAATTCAAGACAGAAAAGGTACCAGTGGAGAAACTGCAGTAGAGTACAAGATGATGTTTGGACTGGAATTTGTGTCTCCTAAGGAGAGGCAGAGACGTAggtgtgtttatcctggagaagagaaggacgaGGGGCTCCTATCACTGCTTATGAATATCACCAGGGCCTTGGCCAACAGGATGGGCCCAGATCATTTTGAGTGGTGCCCagctacaggacaaggggcatcaGGTACAAAATGGAACTTGCATTTCCCAAGCAAGCATATCGAACTGTTATTCTTGTGAGAGTGATGGTGCGCTGGaattggctgcccagggagggagtgcaGTCTACTTCTCCGGAGTTCCCGAAATCCAGTCTGGATGCATTCGTGTAGAGCCTGAtcgaggtgaccctgctttagcagtaggtttggacttggagatctccagagatctcttccaaaataacccaaccattctgtgattctgcagttctgtgattttgcttctgtggtgGGGAGAGAGTCATCCTGGGGAAGAGAGTCAAGTGTCTActttcctggggagctggcatCAGAGGTCTGGATAGTGGTGCATGAGCAGGGGCAATTTTTGTCTTGGCAAGTGAAGGGCTTGtgtcatgttctggaagtgtccctgtgctgctctgtgttgttgTTGTGGCGGGGGACGTAAAGCCTAGGAGGAGCTTGTAATCTCTTTCTACCCACCCCAATGGCCACTGTAGCCCTGGCTTTGTgctgggtggggttggaagaagcttgggagaagaaagaagaggaggcttctcaggctgggatgcaggaaaactttattgGGTGGGTGCGGaaatagagaagacagaagcgTCAAGTGGAAGGGAGCAAGTTCGAGGTGCAAGGACGTGCATCTTCAAGCCATGGTGTGGCTTCCAGGGTGTGAGTGGTTGGTGTCAAGTGTGGTGGAGAGGACCCTTAGCAAGGgtagcagcctctcctgccaccgaACCAGCCGAGACCTCTGCCACCATAGCAGCCCAGGCCTCCCAAGCCGTAGCCGTAGCCATAGCCGAAGGCCCCGTTGGAGACAGGcactccctggtagctgagttcgctgcccacggcagccGATGTGGAGGATCCGACGGTggtgctctgggggaaggaggtgaggatgggtcctggcagggtgaccAGCACGGTGGAAGGCTGGATGACGAcggaggagtcctggcactgcctgacacagggctcgttgcagctgttggccagcggggtgggtgcgcaggggcggcagaggtcgttgcaggccatgggtgtggtgtggagggtccctggaagagaaggtgttGAGCAAGTGGTGGCGCATGGGGTTTTGAAGTGTGGAgtgtgaggagggcagggatgtTGGGAGGTTGGGGTGGTTCTGTGGCGAGTGTGGCGGTGGGGAGGAATGTCGGCGGGAGAGGCTGGGGCAGAGCgtggtggaagagagggaggaggttggacaggaggaggaggctcagGGTTTTGAGACTCACCTTGTTGAGTGCAGAGGAGAAGGTGTGCAGAGAAGGTTGTGAGGGAGACAGGTGCTGGGCCAGCTTTTATGGTGGTGCGCGAGGGGCGGGACGGGCTTTGTGCgtgagtgcattttgcaggcagcagctgtgtcctggcccagcgtggcgagtcatgaggtggggtgtgttttccttgccccagtTCTTCAATGTCATGTCCTCCTCTTGAGGACGTGTCCACTTGGTGGTGGCGGCATCTTTGAAGTGTGAGTGTTAGAGGCCAAAGACTTGGTGCTGCTGAAGTGTGTCAGGGCAGGCGCAAGAGGTGACCAAAGCGTAGGAGAGGTGTAATGGTGTCAGTGAGGCCATTGCTTACCACTTTTGTTGTGTGGTTTGTGGGTGCATTGTGAGGAGGAAATGGCAATTGCTGGTAGCCACACAAACCACTGCTCAATCCTGGTCAGAAAAGTTGATGAGGACGTATGAATATGGATTTCTGAAGAGGACATCATGCTTGACCAAGCTATGCATCTTCTGCATTAAAGTGAGTAGGTCTGTAGAGGGGGAAAGAACAAAGGCTTGTGTTTACCTTGAATTTTGCGTGaagctttttatgttttctctccttgcatCCTCCTAGAAAAGACCAAAATGCATGCTTTGCATAAGTGACCAGCGAGTTGAACTGCCAAGTGGTTGAATGGTTGGGGCCAGAGGCTTGTGATGGGTGGCAGGGTGTCCTGATGGAAAGAAATCTCAATTAATGTAGCCCAGGAAGTGGATCTTTGGGAACAAATCTGTTCAGCATCCTTCGCAATGACATGAGCAGTGGGATGGAGTGAACCCTCAGCAAGGCAGCAGATGGTAACTCTCATTTTAAAGACGCAAAAGGGAGACCCAGGTCAACTATCAGCCTGTCAgtgtcacctctgtgcctgccaATGTCACGGATTGtggcagatcctcctggaaactatgCCAAGGCGTGTGGAAATTAAGGAGGAGATTGCTGAAAGACAAGATGCCTTCCCAAAAGGCAAATTGTTCCTTAGAAATTTGGAGTCTTTGTGCGATGGGTCTACAATGttggtggggaagggaagaggaacagaACTCACCTACCTGGCCCTCTGCAAATCATATGAAAGTGTCTCACGCATCATCCTTTTCTAAATGGAGGCTGCGTGCAGTGAGGCTACAGTGttggtggagaagggaagaggaactgGCCTCATCTACTTGGCCTTGTGTAATGTATTTGATACTGCCACTCACAGCACCCTTGTCTCTGACATTgaaagatgtggatttgatgggtggacctCTTGGTTTGTAAGAATTATGCGGGATTGTTCCACTCAGAGTGCTGGGGTCAAGGTCTCGATGTACAGGTGGAGATCAGTGACTAGCGGTGTCCACCTAGTGTCTGTCCTGGGACAACGATTATTCACTGTCTTTGTCAGGGACATAGAGAGTGGGagtgagtgcaccctcagtgaGTCTGAagaagacaccaagctgagtggtatgATGAATACCCAAGAGGAAAGGTCTGTCCTTGTCTAAATGGAGAGATGTGGATCTGATGAGTGGATTGCTTGGTTGATAAGGAATCATCTGGATGCCGAAGGATTGTGGTCAATAGCTTGTTGTCCCGGTAGAGACCAGTCACGAGTGGTGTCGTCAGGAGTCCATATTGGGACCAGTATTATTTACGGTCTTTGCCAGGGCCGCAGACAatggcattgagtgcaccctctgccagtttgcagatgacaccaagctgaatgatGTTGTGGACTCTCCAGAGGAAAGGGTTGCTAGCCAGAGCAGCCTTGACCAGCTAGGGACACGAGCCCATGCAAATCTGCGAGTTcgacaaggccaaatgccaggtccttgTCCTTGatatgagtcagcaatgtgcactGGTGGTGAAGACTGAGGGTATTCTGGAGTGTGTCAAGAAGAGTGTAGCAAGAGGGTTGAATGAGATGCTCCTCCCCATCTACTCTGCCCTAGAGAGGCcgcatagaatcctagaatagttggggttggaagggatcttaaagatcatctagttccatccccttgccatggggaaggacatcccactagatgaggttacCCTAGCCCCtatccaatctggccttaaaCAAGTCCTGGGGTGGAGCATCGCCAGCTCCAGAAACTCAAGGAACtattggagagagtccagtggaggccatggaggtgcttaaaaggcCTAGAGCTTCTCTCTGACTTTGAAAGGTTGAAAGACCCTGGTTGCttttgcttggagaagagaagattgagaAGAGAAATCATCAAAGAAGATCAATATGCAAAGAGAAGGattcaagaggatggggccagactttTCTAAGTAGACGCTAGCTACTGGACAAGGAGCAACGGGCGCAAATAGTAGCACAGGAAGTTGAACGTGAACATGAGCAAAGCCTGATTTATTGTAAGGGTGATAGAGCACTGGGCAGCCAGttctggaaaaactgaaatcCAATCTGATGCATTCCTGTACAGCCTGAttgaggtgaccctgctttagcaggaggtttggactgggagatctccagagatctcttccaatgcaacccaaccattctgtggttctgtagttctgtgattttgcttgcTGTGGTGGCCAGAGAGTCATCCTGGGGAAGAATCAAGAGTTTGTTAACCAGGGGAGCTGACATCGGAGGTCTGGATAGCGGTGAACTAGCATGAGCATGATTTGCCTGGGCAAGCGAAGGGCTTTtgtcatgttctggaagtgtctctgccctgctctctATTGTTGTTGTGGCTGGGGACATAAACCATACGTGGAGATTGCAACATCTTTCCAACCACCTCAATGGCCACTGTAGCCTTGGTGTTGTGCTGGGAGAGGTTGGATgaactttaaaagaagagaggaggcgACTCAAGCTTGAATGCAGGAGAACTTTATTGAGGGGGAGTGAAATTGAGAAGGAAGGAGCACCAAGTGGAAGGGAGCAAGTCTGAGGTGCAAGGAGGCGAATCCTCAGTGCATGCTGTGTCTTCCAAGGTGTATGTCGCTAGTCTCAGGGGTGGTGGAGAGGACCCTTAGCATGGGTAGCAGCCGCTCCTGCCACCGAACCAGCCGAGACCTCTGCCACCATAGCAGCCCAGGCCTCCCAAGCCGTAGCCGTAGCCATAGCCGAAGGCCCCGTTGGAGACGGGcactccctggtagctgagttcgctgcccacggcagccGATGCGGAGGATCCGACGGTggtgctctgggggaaggaggtgaggatgggtcctggcagggtgaccAGCACGGCAGGAGGCTGGATGACGAcggaggagtcctggcactgcctgatgcagggctcgttgcagctgttggccagcggggcgggtgcgcaggggcggcagaggtcgttgcaggccatgggtgtggtgtggagggtccctggaagagaaggtgttGAGCAAGGGTCAGGATGTTGGTTTGCGAGGGGCAAAGtgtgaggagggcaggagaATGGGGAGGCGTGGGTGGGTCTGTGAGGTTtgtggtggtggggaggcaTGTGGGCTGTTGAGGCTGGGGTAGAGcatggtggaagagagggaggaggttggacaggagaaggagcctCAGGGTTTTGAGACTCACCTTGTTGAGCGTGGAGGAGATGGTGTGCAGGGAaggttgtgagggagagaggtgctgggccAGCTTTTATGGTGGTGCGCGAGGGGCGGGACGGGCTTTGTGCatgagtgcattttgcaggcagcagctgtgtcctggcccagcgtggcgagtcatgaggtggggtgtgttttccttgccccagtTCTTCAATGTCATGTCCTCCTATTGAGGACGTGTCCACTATGTGGTGGCGGCTGCTTTGAAGTGAGGATCTTAGAGGTAAAAGGCTTGGTGTCGATGTTGGGTGCCAGGGCAGGCGCAAGAGGTGACCAAAGCGTAGGAGAGGTGTAATGGTGTCAGTGAGGTAATCACATGGTACATTTCTTGTGTGGTTTGTGAGTGCGTTGTGATGATGGGAGCCCATTTCCTGGCAGCCTGACCCAGCTCAGCCCGAATTAGGAGAGGCAAGGAGGTCATCAACATGTCATGCCATCTACTTGGCCCTGGTGGCAGCTTTCAAGGCAAAGGTTTGGAAATCTAAGTCTTGGTGGTGATGGTGAATGTCAGGGTGGGCCAAAGAGGCAACCAAAGCATCGCAGAGTTGGGATGTTGTCCGTGAGGTCGTCATGTGGCACTCGTGTGGCGTGGTTCGTGGGTACATTGGGAAGAAGGCACCCCAAGCAGGGAGACCCAGAGCTGTCAgacacagaacagacaaaaaggTGGTGGGTAGTCCCGAGCGTGTCGTTTCAAAGGGAACATTGTGTTTGACaagcatctgtgtcttctacatCAAAGTGGCTAGGTTTGTATAAAAGTAAAGAATCAAGGCTGGTGTTTTCCTTGAGTTTTGATGATTTCTCGCCTCACGTGCTCCTagacaagacaaaaatatatGTGATGCATAAATGACCTGCGAGATGGACTGCAAAAGGGAAACCCAAATCAACAACCAGCCTGTCAGTGTTACCTCTATTCCTGGCATGGTCACGAATCCTGGTGGATCCTGCTGGATATTATGtcaaggaagatggaaattcTGGAGGCGATAGCTGAAAGGCAAGAGggcttcacaaaaggcaaattgtgcctcacaagttttgaggttttcttcaatGGCACTACAGCGTTGATGGATAATGGAGGATGAgctacctcatccacctggccttgtgcaaagcatttgattcTATTGCACACAACAGACTTGTCCCTACGatagagagatgtggatttgatgggtggatgttTCGGTGAGTAAGGAATATGCAGGAGTCCAAGTGCACTCAAAGCGTTGCGGTTAATGCCTTGATGTCCAGGTGGAGACCAGTAATGGGTGGTGTTCATCTGGTGTCCTTAGGGGAACCAGGACAATTTACTGCCTTTGCCAGGCACACGGAGacagggattgagtgcacccttagcgagtttgtatatgacaccaagctgaacgtgagccagcaatgtgccttTCTGGCCAAGGAGACCAGTAGTATCCTAGGCTGCATGAAGAAGTGTGTAATAAACAGGTCAGGGGAGATGCTCCTCCCTGCCTACTCTGCAgtagtgaggctgcatctggagtcttgtgtcccgTTCCATGCTCCTCAACTCAAGACAGAAAAGGTACCAGTGGAGAAACTGCAGTAGAGTACAAGATGATGTTTGGACTGGAATTTGTGTCTCCTAAGGAAAGGCAGAGACGTGggtgtgtttatcctggagaagagaaggacgaGGGGCTCCTATCACCGCTTATGAATATCACCAGGGCCTAGGCCAACAGGATGGGCCCAGATCATTTTGAGTGGTGCCCagctacaggacaaggggcatcaGGTACAAAATGGAACTTGCGTTTCCCAAGCAAACATCTCAAAATGTTATTCTTGTGAGAGTGATGGTGCGCTGGaattggctgcccagggagggagtgcaGTCTA from Phaenicophaeus curvirostris isolate KB17595 chromosome 3, BPBGC_Pcur_1.0, whole genome shotgun sequence harbors:
- the LOC138718657 gene encoding feather keratin-like codes for the protein MACNDLCRPCAPTPLANSCNEPCVRQCQDSSVVIQPSTVLVTLPGPILTSFPQSTTVGSSTSAAVGSELSYQGVPVSNGAFGYGYGYGLGGLGCYGGRGLGWFGGRRGCYPC
- the LOC138718655 gene encoding feather keratin-like, which translates into the protein MACNDLCRPCAPAPLANSCNEPCIRQCQDSSVVIQPPAVLVTLPGPILTSFPQSTTVGSSASAAVGSELSYQGVPVSNGAFGYGYGYGLGGLGCYGGRGLGWFGGRSGCYPC